A stretch of DNA from Gimesia chilikensis:
GATTAGTCTGAATATCCAGGGTGCGCCTCGTTATTTAATATTATTAACAAAATAGCAGAACAAAATTTTTTCTAAAGATCAATCGACATAAATAAATTCATTTGAATTCAATACCGCCAGACAGAGGTCCGTGAGCGCCGCCCCTGCGTAAGGATCCCTTGTGGCCTGCTTACCGAGAGGGAGTACTAGTTGATCAGTCGTGCGTTGCTCCCGGCGCAATTCTTCGCGCTGTGCTTTCAGAAACTGAACGAGTTCGACCAGTTCTACTTTCCCCGGCTGACGTCCCAGCGCGCGTCGGATCAACAGGGTGACCTGCTGTCGGGGACTGGAACCGGCCTCGTCCTGAATCAGTCCCGCCAGCTCTCGTGCTGACTTGAGCGAACTTTCCGAGTTCAACATCAACAGTGCCTGTGGAGCCGTGGTTGAGTTGCCTCGCTGGGGACAGCTGTTATTCGCATCGGGCCGATCAAAGGCTTCGAACAGGGGATAGCGGAGGTTACGTCGCGCAAAGACATAGATACTGCGGCGGTAGTGATCCTCTTCGCGGGGACTGGTTTTCCACTGATCCTTGAGCAGGGTAGCCCTCAGTTCCTGAGGCAAGGGCGGCATGACACCCCGACCGCCGGTTCGCTCGGAGAGCTTACCGCTGATCAATAACAGCGCATCGCGGATCACCTCCGCATCCAGACGCTGACGCGGAAACCGCGAGAGCAGTGCAGCATCCGGATCATGTTCCAGGCTTTGTTTCCATTCGCTGCGCTGTTCTGCAGAAACTGATTCCACGTTCTGGGTCTGTAAGCTGCTGGCCTGTTGATAGACCCGCGAGGTTAAAATCAGACGATGCAGCGACTTCAGCTTCCAGCCGGTCTCAGTAAATTCGGCAGCCAGCCAGTCCAGCAGTTCCGGGTGCGAGGGAGATTCTCCCATCAGACCAAAATCACTGGGGGAGGCACACAGGCCCCGCCCGAAGTGATGCTGCCAGACCCGATTTACAATTACCCGCGACGTGAGGGGATGCGATTTCTGTGTCAACCAGCGCGCCAGAGCGAGCCGCTGTTGAGGCGTTTTCTGCGATTTAATCTGCTGCGCATGTGAATTCGCAATCCGCAAGAAGGCGGGTTTGACTTGAGGGCCGGGACGACGCCAGTCGCCGCGGAGCATCACGTGACTTGGTTTCCGTTTTTTATCCGTTGCAGCGAGTGTCGTTACCGAACGATTCTTCACCGGTTGCACCGCCGGTTCAAAGAAGGCTCGCAGACGATAAAAGTCGAACGTGCTGATCGGATCATATTTATGATCGTGACACTGGGCACATCCCAGCTGCAGGGCCATGAACACGGAACCGACCGTGGATGTCATTTCGTTGAGCAGCGTGTGGCGTCGCTCTTCCTGTGAATTGATGTCGGGCATATCGGGTCCGGAAAGACAGAAGGCCGTCGCCGTCCGGGCATCGGGATTGTCAGGGGCAATCACATCCCCGGCCAGTTGCCAGCGGACAAACTGATCGTAAGGCATGTCGGCATTCAGTGCCTTGATCACCCAGTCCCGGTACTTCCAGGCATCGGGGCGGATCTTATCGTGTTCGTAGCCGTCCGTTTCTGCAAACCGGGCCAGATCGAGCCAGTGCTGAGCCCAGCGTTCGCCATAGCGGGGCGAAGCCAGCAGGCGATCCACGAGTCGCGCATATGCATCATCAGACTGGTCTGCTAAAAACTGATCGACTTCCGCCGGCGTGGGAGGCAGGCCGATGACATCGAAGTAAACGCGACGGATCAGCGTTACCCGTTCTGCATCCGGAGCTGGTTGCAATCCCTCGGCTTCCAGCTTCGCGAGGATGCATCGATCAATGGGCGTCCGCGTCCAGTTGCTGCGTTTGACTTCAGGCAGCCCCGGTTTTTGAATTGGTTGAAACGACCAGTGATCGCGGTCTGACTCGGTCAGGGGAGTCTCGGTCAGTGCCTTTGGTTCTTCGGCTGATACACTGACGGGCAGTGACAGGCAGAGCAGACAACACCAGCAGCTGACATACTTACGGAATCCTTTCATGTGAGCAGTCCTTTCACAATCTCAACTTCCGCGGGACCGGTCAGACGCTCATCCAGGCCGTTATGAAAATAGGTCAGCGTTTCATGATCGAGTCCCAGCAGATGCAGGAGGGTCGCGTGAAACTGATTGACGTGCACGGTCTGTTCCGCAGCACGTAAGCCGATGGGATCGGTGGCCCCGTAAGCGCGGCCCCCCGTGATACCGGCACCGGCCAGCCAGCCACAATAGCCCCAGGGATTGTGATCGCGGCCTTTGCCCTGCTCGCTCATCGGCATGCGACCGAATTCGCCACACCAGACCACCAGCGTGTCTTCCAGGAGTCCCCGCTGCTTCAGATCCTTGAGCAGCGCTGCGATCGGCTGATCGGTCTTGCGGCAATAAGCGGTATGATTCTTCGTTACATCGCTGTGTGCATCCCAGCCCACGGTATCGCCGGAGTAAAGCTGAATGAAACGCACGCCACGCTCCACCATGCGTCGCGCCAGCAGACAGCGTTCGCCGAAATCACGCGTGTCTGGATCATCGAGTCCGTACATTTTGTGAGTTGCTGAGGTCTCCTGTGTCAGATCGACAATTTCCGGAGCCGCGGTCTGCATGCGAAAAGCCAGCTCATAGGCGGCGATCCGGGCCGAGAGTTCGTCGTCCCGATCACGGGCTTCCAGGTGGCGTCGATTCATGGATTGGACCAGATCCAGGGTCGCCCTTTGCTGGCGGGCAGAGATCCCGGCCGGAGGTTTGAGATTCAGAATCGGCGTCTGCCCGGGGCGCATGGTTGTTCCCTGGAACGTGGCCGGCAGGTAACCGCTGCCCCAGGCGGGCGGTCCCCCTTTTACGCCGCCCCCCGGATCCGGCAGGACCACGAAGGCGGGCATGTCTGCATTCTCGGAACCCAAACCGTAGGCGATCCAGCTGCCCACACTCGGATGCCCCATCAGGATGCTGCCCGTATTCATCTGGTAGACCGACTGCGGATGATTCACGCTGTCACCATGCAGCGAGCGGATGACACACAGGTCGTCTACAAGTGCGCCGGTGTGAGGCAGAAAGTCACTGACTTCCAGTCCCGACTCACCGCGTTTGCGAAAGGGTTTGATGGGTGCCAGCAGGGGATTCTGTGCCACCTTGCGGCGGGTCATGACTTTGCCGAAACTTTCGGGCAGTGGTTTGCCCGCGTATTTGATCAGATCCGGTTTGGGATCCCACAGATCGACGTGGCTGGGACCGCCGTGCATGAAGAGCCAGATGATTCGTTTGGCGCGCGGAGTGAAATCCGGTTTGCCGGGGGAGAGCGCTGAGTTCGCTGCAGCGTGCGCCGGCTGTTCCTGTTGCAGCAATGCGTTCAGAGCCAGCATGCCCATTCCACCGCCGGCGTTCTGCAGCAGCTCGCGACGGTTCATCAGACCGGAGCAGGCAGGGCCGTGTGAAACTTGTCTCTCATGTTGATTCTGACGCATGCAGACAACTCCCTGAGGATGAGGTGCAGATGACTGCTCCTACTATATCAGGGAGTGCGGGAGGCCTCGACTGAATTCAGAACGGAATTCGCATTTGTCGAAAAATGAATGTTCGCAGTCCTGCGACTTTTATTTGAGAGACCAGCGTGAAATTCGGCTTCTGGGACGCTGCTAATCGAACACCGGACCGCGGGTTCTGTTTCGTCATTTTTTTGAACAAAGCCGAACGGGATTCAAAATATCCTGACTTTTTTCTTTCGATTCTGAAACCAGTTCAGCGCTGCGGAAGTATTCCTGACGCGGGGTTCACCTCATGATTCTTCTTGAATCATGACTGTTTCTTTTTGGCATCATGTTGTTTTGCAGCATCGTTTGAGGCCTGTCTGGCTGGTCAGCAATAAAGAGTTCCCGGATTTTCGCTTTTTTCTGAAATCAGAAACAAACCGACTCCGGAAACTAAGCTATATGAATACTGACCAGGCGCACGCGAAGGTCATCAGCAGTCCTGCAGACAGAGTGTGAATCAGAAACAATCATTCACAGTATCAGTAAAAAAAGATGGGGAGATCAATGACTTCAACTTCAACGAGTTACCTGAAAGGATTCATCACCATCACCGCCGGCCTCTGTGTTCTGTTGCAGGCCGATCTGGCCAGCGCACAACAGCCCGGTCCCCTGGCAGCACAAAATAACAGAACGCTGTCACCGCGTGCGATCGAAAGCCTGGTGACCGGCATCGCCTTCTATCCGGATGAGCTGGTCGAGACCATCCTGCAGGCAGCACAACATCCCCTGGCAATCCGCCAGGCTTCCGAAAAAACAACGGGCCGGTTCGGCGGTCGATTTGCGCAACGGGTGCAACAATTCAATCAGAGTACAGACCCGAGTGTCGCGTCGCTCAAACAGTATCCCGAGATCCTGGCACAACTGAATGACAATCTTGCGACCACGACTTTACTGGGACGCGTGTATCAGACACAGCCCGACGATGTCTGGCGGGCGATTGATAAACTGCGAGCCGAAGTCGATGCAGCACTCGAAGCAGAACCGCAGCAGTTCGTCGATGCCAGTGGTGCACCGTTGACCGGTCAGGCCGCGTATGTAGCGGCAGCCGGTTATGTCGCCGGTCGGTACTTTGTGCCTGCAACCATGTCAGAACTCTACGTGGCTTATGCACATCCACAGCAAACCACGACGACCACCGTCTATGAAGGACCTTATGCTTCCGGATCGGCCACGCAGACCACGACCACGGGTCCTTACGGTCACGCGACCGCTTCGACCGGCAGCAGTTCCACCACTTACACGGGACCGAACGGGAACACCGTCACCGGAAACACCCAGGGGGGCAGCGTCGTTTACCAGAATGGACCGACGACCGCAGGTGCTGGTGCGGCGACCACTACGATCACTGGTCCCCAGGGAAATTCCGCCACCGCAACCGGAGCAGGTATCGCCGGCAAGACGACCGTGGGTGATACGACTTACTTTGGCGCTGCAGGAGGGGGGACCGTCAATACTTCAAACGGACTCACTGCCAGTGGCGCCGGGCAGGTCAATGGATCGATCACGCAGACACAGACCGGTGCGCAGTACAACACCCAGTCCAGCGGGGCGATCACTACGAATACCGGCGTCGACGCGTATGGCAGTCGCAATACAAGTGGCAGCGTTAACCAGAATGCCGATGGCTCTGTGAGCGGCGTCCGTTCTTCCTCGACTGCGATTCAGGGAAATAACGGCTACGCCAACGTGCAACACAACAGCTCCGGCACTGCCACAGGAAATGGTACGGGCACCTACAATGGTTCTACCACAGTTGATTCGAGCAAAGGATCGGCTGCGGTCAACACTACTGCGGGCGATGGTCAGGTCAGTTCGACCGTGACCACGCAGAACGGTTCCAAGACCGGCACTCTCGGAGATGGCCAGGTGGGCCAGGGGTCGTCTACAGCCAGCAGTCGTCAAGCGACAGGCAGTCAACAGGGCTCTTACCGGGCCAGCCGTCAGAAGAGTGCTGCAAATTCGCGTTACAGTCAATCCTCAAGTCAGCAGATTGCCTCGGGGCTGCAGAGCATGCAGAAGAACTGGGGACAGCTCAGCCAGCAGATGAACCGTTCTTCCCAGGCGGCAGCTTCACAACATAATACGCGAACTCACTCACAACAGCGACCGACGTCCAGCTATTCACGAAGTTCGGGATACGGTTCGAACTACTCGAGCCGGAATAGTTCCTCTTATTCGAGAGGCAGTGCTTCTCCGGGAAGTGGCCGGGGTTCTTCAGGTCGATCCCGCGGTGGTCGCAGATAAGCATAGCTGATGTCAGCATCAGCGGATCTACGGGCCTTTGTTCCTAAGCGAACCGAGGCCCGTTTTTTGACCATAAAAAAGAAACAGCATAAAATCTGCGGTCTACCCAGAAAAAAACGTTAGAATCAGCCTTGCAGTTCTGTTTAAACTACAGGAGGAATAATTCCTACGGTCAGATTCTGGCGCGCTAATCTGACTGTCACCTCAGACCGGCAGGCGACCATGGCGAAGCAGAAACGATTTCTGATCGGTGTCAGTGAGATCATCACTATCCTGGTGATTCTCGCCATCCTGACCATGCTGATCATTCCGGAGACAAAACAGTTTGTTAACGGGGGACACAGAGAACGTTTTCGCAATCAACTGAAACTGGTAGGACTGGCCTGTCATGAATACCAGGCTGAGTATGGATGCCTGCCCCCTGTGGTCATTTCGGACGAGAGAGGCAGGTCGATTCACAGCTGGCGGGCGATGCTACTGCCCTGGCTGGAATCGCAAGGCAGGACGCAGCCACCGGCTTATGTGTATACTTTCAACGAACCCTGGTTCAGCCCTGCCAACCGACAGGCGGCATTGGATAACGCCAATCTCTTTACCATGCTGGTCTCCACTGATGACAGAGAGGTTATTCAGAAATCAAAATTAGCGGCCGTGATCGGCGCGCAGACTTACTGGAGCCCCTCTGGCGAATGCCGTCGTCTGCCGCTGGAGGCGAATCAGGATGAACGTCACATTCTGCTGCTGGAAATCCCCAATCTGTACGGTGCATGGAGCCAGCCCAATGACGTCACCCTGGACGAAGTGCTGACGCTCAGTAAGAATCAGCAGTTTGAACCGGATGGTGCGCACGTTTTATTTGATGACGGCAGTGTCACCTGGTTCGCTCCTGAAGCACTGACCGAGGCGACTTTACGCCGCCTGCTCTGTCCGTTTGATGCAGTCAAAGCCGAGCCCGCAGTCGAAAATTCACCTTAACATCAGCAACAATTTCTACAAAAATGAACATCTCCCGTTGACTTAGTGTCTTTTAAACACTATCGTTTCAGTAATCAGGCAGAGATCCATCTGCCGATCTACAGGAGAGAGTTCGATGACGACATTAATCCAACTCAGCCAGTCAGCGCCGGCCCAAACCCGGTTAGAGTCACGTTATCACGTCACGGTGCTGTCCAATTTCGCCCGCGGGTATGACAAATACAGTCGCGCGTACTCCAAAGCCCGTATTGCCGAGAGCCGGTTTACCGATAAATTCCATCTACTGGAACGCGATCAGCTGCAGATTGGCATTGACAAAAACAAGCGTCTGCTGGAAAAACTGAAGCTGCCTGACAATCAGTTGCTGGTACTGGAGACGCGCGTCGATCCTCAGCAATTGCATGTAACGGAACAGACGGGACTGGGACACTACATCCAGAGTGATTCCATTCGCTTACACCGTGTCTACCTGATCCGCGCTGATCTGACACTTCAGGAAATTGCGATTGAAGAAGCGATAGCACGATCGCTGTCTATTCTGCAACGGAATCTGCCTGAGTTCAGCGAGTTAGCGCCCCGTTCGGTTTCGGTGTTACCGATTGCCATCGGCTGCCAGGCAAAATGTGCGTTCTGTTTTTCCAAATCCTCTGCCTCGGCCGAACAGGACAAGGGAACGCTCGATTTAGCACACATCGAACAAATTCTGAGGTCTGCCAAAGCCCGTGGCGCACAACGGGCTGTGATCACCGGCGGTGGAGAGCCGACGCTCTATCCGCGACAAAAACTGCTGGACCTGATTCGACTGTCCGCCGCCTGGTTCCCGGAGAAAGTAGTGCTGATTACCAATGGTTACGTGCTGACCGAGATGTCTCCCGTTGAGCGACTGGCTTATCTTGAGGAGTTGCAGGCAGCCGGACTGACGACACTGGCGATTTCACATCATCACTTCGATCCGGCAGTCAACCGTCAGATTATGAACCTGGAAATCGATATCGCCGGCATTGCAGAATGCTTCCAGCAACGGCCCGACCGGTTCCCTGCGCTCGCGCTACGGCTCATCTGCGTGTTACAAAAGGGAGGGATCGAGAACGGGGATGCGATCGAAGATTACCTGCACTGGGCGGCAGCGCTGAAGATCCGCGAAGTCTGCTTCAAAGAACTGTATGTCTCTTCGAGTGTCGAGTCCGTATACTATTCGCGTCCTGCCAACGAGTGGAGTGCCGACCACCAGGTACCACTCCAGGTCCTGCTGGATTATCTTCAACAGCATGACTGGAAACAGACGGGGGAACTTCCCTGGGGCGCTCCCATCTATACC
This window harbors:
- a CDS encoding DUF1501 domain-containing protein; the protein is MNRRELLQNAGGGMGMLALNALLQQEQPAHAAANSALSPGKPDFTPRAKRIIWLFMHGGPSHVDLWDPKPDLIKYAGKPLPESFGKVMTRRKVAQNPLLAPIKPFRKRGESGLEVSDFLPHTGALVDDLCVIRSLHGDSVNHPQSVYQMNTGSILMGHPSVGSWIAYGLGSENADMPAFVVLPDPGGGVKGGPPAWGSGYLPATFQGTTMRPGQTPILNLKPPAGISARQQRATLDLVQSMNRRHLEARDRDDELSARIAAYELAFRMQTAAPEIVDLTQETSATHKMYGLDDPDTRDFGERCLLARRMVERGVRFIQLYSGDTVGWDAHSDVTKNHTAYCRKTDQPIAALLKDLKQRGLLEDTLVVWCGEFGRMPMSEQGKGRDHNPWGYCGWLAGAGITGGRAYGATDPIGLRAAEQTVHVNQFHATLLHLLGLDHETLTYFHNGLDERLTGPAEVEIVKGLLT
- a CDS encoding DUF3300 domain-containing protein, yielding MTSTSTSYLKGFITITAGLCVLLQADLASAQQPGPLAAQNNRTLSPRAIESLVTGIAFYPDELVETILQAAQHPLAIRQASEKTTGRFGGRFAQRVQQFNQSTDPSVASLKQYPEILAQLNDNLATTTLLGRVYQTQPDDVWRAIDKLRAEVDAALEAEPQQFVDASGAPLTGQAAYVAAAGYVAGRYFVPATMSELYVAYAHPQQTTTTTVYEGPYASGSATQTTTTGPYGHATASTGSSSTTYTGPNGNTVTGNTQGGSVVYQNGPTTAGAGAATTTITGPQGNSATATGAGIAGKTTVGDTTYFGAAGGGTVNTSNGLTASGAGQVNGSITQTQTGAQYNTQSSGAITTNTGVDAYGSRNTSGSVNQNADGSVSGVRSSSTAIQGNNGYANVQHNSSGTATGNGTGTYNGSTTVDSSKGSAAVNTTAGDGQVSSTVTTQNGSKTGTLGDGQVGQGSSTASSRQATGSQQGSYRASRQKSAANSRYSQSSSQQIASGLQSMQKNWGQLSQQMNRSSQAAASQHNTRTHSQQRPTSSYSRSSGYGSNYSSRNSSSYSRGSASPGSGRGSSGRSRGGRR
- a CDS encoding radical SAM protein, coding for MTTLIQLSQSAPAQTRLESRYHVTVLSNFARGYDKYSRAYSKARIAESRFTDKFHLLERDQLQIGIDKNKRLLEKLKLPDNQLLVLETRVDPQQLHVTEQTGLGHYIQSDSIRLHRVYLIRADLTLQEIAIEEAIARSLSILQRNLPEFSELAPRSVSVLPIAIGCQAKCAFCFSKSSASAEQDKGTLDLAHIEQILRSAKARGAQRAVITGGGEPTLYPRQKLLDLIRLSAAWFPEKVVLITNGYVLTEMSPVERLAYLEELQAAGLTTLAISHHHFDPAVNRQIMNLEIDIAGIAECFQQRPDRFPALALRLICVLQKGGIENGDAIEDYLHWAAALKIREVCFKELYVSSSVESVYYSRPANEWSADHQVPLQVLLDYLQQHDWKQTGELPWGAPIYTGKLGSETLRVAAYTEPSLLWELKHGLCRSWNIMADGRCLTSLEDRRSEIEIP
- a CDS encoding DUF1559 domain-containing protein, producing the protein MAKQKRFLIGVSEIITILVILAILTMLIIPETKQFVNGGHRERFRNQLKLVGLACHEYQAEYGCLPPVVISDERGRSIHSWRAMLLPWLESQGRTQPPAYVYTFNEPWFSPANRQAALDNANLFTMLVSTDDREVIQKSKLAAVIGAQTYWSPSGECRRLPLEANQDERHILLLEIPNLYGAWSQPNDVTLDEVLTLSKNQQFEPDGAHVLFDDGSVTWFAPEALTEATLRRLLCPFDAVKAEPAVENSP
- a CDS encoding DUF1549 and DUF1553 domain-containing protein, whose translation is MKGFRKYVSCWCCLLCLSLPVSVSAEEPKALTETPLTESDRDHWSFQPIQKPGLPEVKRSNWTRTPIDRCILAKLEAEGLQPAPDAERVTLIRRVYFDVIGLPPTPAEVDQFLADQSDDAYARLVDRLLASPRYGERWAQHWLDLARFAETDGYEHDKIRPDAWKYRDWVIKALNADMPYDQFVRWQLAGDVIAPDNPDARTATAFCLSGPDMPDINSQEERRHTLLNEMTSTVGSVFMALQLGCAQCHDHKYDPISTFDFYRLRAFFEPAVQPVKNRSVTTLAATDKKRKPSHVMLRGDWRRPGPQVKPAFLRIANSHAQQIKSQKTPQQRLALARWLTQKSHPLTSRVIVNRVWQHHFGRGLCASPSDFGLMGESPSHPELLDWLAAEFTETGWKLKSLHRLILTSRVYQQASSLQTQNVESVSAEQRSEWKQSLEHDPDAALLSRFPRQRLDAEVIRDALLLISGKLSERTGGRGVMPPLPQELRATLLKDQWKTSPREEDHYRRSIYVFARRNLRYPLFEAFDRPDANNSCPQRGNSTTAPQALLMLNSESSLKSARELAGLIQDEAGSSPRQQVTLLIRRALGRQPGKVELVELVQFLKAQREELRREQRTTDQLVLPLGKQATRDPYAGAALTDLCLAVLNSNEFIYVD